The genomic DNA CGCTGCTGGAAGGTCTCGTCGACCTCCAGGCCGCCGTGTGCCTCTGCACCGCCATCAAGGGCAACATCCTCGGCATCAACCTCAACCTGCCAATCGACGTCAGCCTCATCCTCAACCACTGCGGCAAGACCGTGCCCACCGGGTTCAAGTGCCTCTAAGCATTCTACCGCGTGCTCGAGAATCGCGATGTATGCGGATCGGATGTCTTGACGTTTGAATTCAGGTTTATTTGGTTTGAGTACGAGCTAGCTGGTCTGCATGCATGACTGACTGGACGTGCTTCCATGCATGCAGTGGCAAATGCGTACGCCTCGTTTGATCACCTTTGCTTTAATTTGTTGCTTATTTCTTTTCCTGCACCAGTACATGCCTGGGTCTGGATTTATTGGTTTTGTATTCAGAACGCATGAATAAAGTTTGTCTGTTCAGTGCTTCACTATTTTCCTGATTGTACCGTTCTATTGACGGAGTACAAAAGACCTGTACTCTCTGAACTGCATTCTGAAGTCTGAAAAGGCCTAACTGAACGTGACACTGATCCGAGCAAGGTCCTTGGCGGCCTGACCTTTTTGCCGGTAGCACGCGGTTCTCTATTTTTCTGGGCCTGCGGCCTACAGAGAGCACATGGGCGAACGCGCGTGGTACGAACGATGGGCCTGTGGTATCGGAGTTGGGTTGAGGCCTGTGTTGGATTGTGGAGATGGTCTTCGTGACTTTGTGGCGCCGCGCGCGGTGCTGCTCTTGTAATTGAATTGGCAGGCTGCATTTGTATGCACCCAAAGACTGACGACTCCATCCAATTGGTGTGATCACCCTTCAAAGCCTAAAATATGGGGCTCCAACTCTAGATGAATGGATTATAGCCTTATAGGTGAATGTTAATGCAGCCATTTCTGCAGAATCAAATCGCATGGGTATTGGTTTGGTGATCACTGACAGAGACCACAGCGTTAATTTCCTAGCTACATGCAGGCGAGGGGTCGCTAGGATCACTGAACCAGAGATTGCAGAGGCAACTGCCATCAGGCATGCAGTTTCGCTTCGTCCCAGCTCTTCCATACAGCCTCATGATAATCGCCTCTCTCGTTGGTGTGGAAAATTCACTTTGCGGCCAAGGATCACTCCCAGGTTGCTGCGCCCATCCATGACATCAGTCAGGCTCAAGCTTCGATTGCCTTGCTATTAGTTTCATTCACGTTAACAGATACTGTAATGTGGTGGCATGTTCGAGTTAGATCCGCCGATCAACTGTCTGAATCGATCGTTTTGGTTTCATGAAGCTCCGGCCTCGGCCCTCGGGAGTCCGAAGTTCATCCAAACTCCTATCTGCAACTATCGGTTGACTGATCATCGAATAAATGCCTTGGTCGTAAGAGGCAGCTAAGCAAGGGATCGGAGAAGCTGATGTAGCACTGAACTCTGAAACTCCCAGGCGCAGCATAGGCACCAAGCAGAATCACGTATCGGTTGCCAGCAGATCGCAGGCGGGTTGCATGGCCGATCATTCCGTCCCTGCGACTCCGCACTCGCCCGCTGTTTTGACGAAGACGCGATAAGACCGGTTCAGATTTGTGTGGTCTAATAGGCGATTTCATACATtaacacgtaatcttgagacgacttAACAAATAATATGTACAATaggttatttttttaaattgtctcatagtaattttatttccttaatttatgcatagaaaaaaaatattatgagttgcatggcaaccacaactcgtacaatggtagAGTAGTCGTCCGATAGTCCTAAAATCAAACCTATGAggcggttgtttcgcgaaacaacgatcttcttctctctcctcactctctctcctccacattaGCAAAAATCCTACGTGACACTGCATGAGGTACGACCTTTGAGACTAATGAGGTGTGGCAATGTATTTGCTCTTAGCCGCCCCGATCGGATAATGGAGGAGGCTAGCAGCTAGCTAGATCCAGATCTGGTCTTTGTTCTGTTCCCAGGGTAATTGTTGACCTGTCGAAACACGTTCTTCTACTTGCGAATCGCTGCCGATCATGAACCCCACGCGTGGAGTACATCAGTACACCGTATGCCATACCAACCCATCTCGGTGGTTGCGCTGCGTACGTACGTCCAGCGGCCCGTGACCGCCGGTCTGGACACGGCCGGAGAAACCAACGACGCCGCATGCGACGCCGGAGGCTCCAATCAGGCCAGATATTTCAGATCTCGTACGTACGCGTGGTGTGGTGTACTGGCGCGCGCGCGTACACCGGTTCTCGTAGTAGCAGTTCGAGTAGAGCACGGTGCAGAACATGAGAACAAAAGGAGTGCCAACCAGGACCAGCTGGGAGCTGTAGGTCGGTAGGTAACCCTGACGGGACTGGGACGCGTCAACTGCCGAATCCAATGGCTTCTGATCGCCTAGATTGGGAGCGTATCGGATGCCGCGGTTGAGGTTGCGCGCCGGGCCCGGGGGGACGAGAACGCCTGCGGAGCATTCTCGCCGTTGGTTTTGTATTTACTGCCTCGCATGCAGTCACAGCAGTCAGTCGAGTTGGACTGGAAGTCTGGAACGAGCCCCACGGCAACATGAGCCAAACCAGCCGGCCGGATCTTCACGAGATCACTGTGGTATATGCGCAACTGCCGCAAGCCCGCAACAGCTAGACCCTCCTCGATCTGGCGCACGCTGGTTTGTTCATTCGCTCGATCGCGCTGTGCGGCCCGTGACCTCGCCAgccgagcgcgcgcgcgcgcccccaCCGCGATCGAGCGCCAGCGCTCTCGCTGCTGCCGTGGTGCGGTGAGCAGCGAGAGGAGCGACGATACGATCCAGCTGGGCGGCGACGTTGATGTGTGCCCCAGCCAGGGGAGGGCGAGATGATGGCGACGCGTCGGCCCCCACGATCAgggctactccctccatcccacgaAAAGTGTACATTTAGAAAATTTCAGACACATTAGTAGTAATAAGAAATGTCTATGTTGCCTCTAATAACTAATGTTAATTGGTGATTTTAGTTTTTTGAATTCTGAATAAATGCATGTGCATTGGAACCAGAGAAATAACGTTAATCGATCATTTGATTGGCTCTATGTGTTTCTccatatatttttctttattgATGTAAGTGTTGCTTTAATTAGATGATGTTATGTTTTCTTTATTAGTGTAAGTGTTGCTTTAATTAGATGATGTTTACTATGAGGTAAAAGAACACTCTTTGTAGGACAAATTTTAGAATCTAAATAgacactctttgcgggacggaaggacggaggaagtagcttCCAAACCATCCTCTCAGCTTTTGCTTACCACGACATTCCCGCCAGCTTAAGCACCGTACCCCCCTCGGCCACCACCTCGGCACCTCCACATGGGGTTCTCTCTCTCTGCCGACCGTCCTGACTCTTGAAGCGAGGGAAAAGACCGAGTGGTCAGAAATGCCAACCGCAATTAGAGTTTAGTCATGCACGGATGATTACACAGCGTGGTTCACTGCCTGTCTGCCTGCACTGCATGTCGATCGTTTGTACTACGTATTCTAGAGGTAAGAGATAGCTGTGCTGCCTGTGCATGTGCAGCTATCCGCTTTGCCCAGCCCAGTACAATCTACAATGAAGTACTGTTGGGGTATGCATATATTGTCACATTCGGCGAggaaattgcaaaactaattagtGACGGAAGAAGCCATCAAATTTTGTTGGAAATATATCTTTTTCGAGTATATATCGATGATACAAGTATCACTTTGTTTATCTTATTTTTGTGCTCCATCTCAAACACTTATGAGCTATGGAACATTCTCCAGTACTGTGTGTGCCTACTGCCTAGAACCTAACACAACGACAGGCGTGAGAGCCAAGTATTGTAAGAGAGATGCATACAGCATGCAACTTACAAACGGAATGGATCGGAGCATTCATTATCCTTTGGGCTAGCAATTTGAGGAGGGATGGCCCAACTGTATTTGTTGTTGCCTTGGATTAGTGGGCCAGGAACTGGGCGCTTTTTGAGTGGTGGTCTAATTTCCACGTACTTTTTACTTAAACCTCATAGACCTTTCAGAGAAACCCTCTGACTTTTTTAGATTAAAAATCCTTAAGATTTGGTctcaaagaaaaaataaataatatcgGAAGTACAAATCTATGCCATTCTCGACAGGAGTGTCATGGATAATAAATAAGATGCCATGTAGGCAATTGATGATATGACACCTTATTTATAAGGTGAGAGAAGAAAGTGgtttcatgaggatgaaacCATGTGTACACGGTTTCCAAAATGCTTGTATCTTGCATGTAACCTTAGAAATAACAAAAGATGAAATAATGTATTGTATGAGATATTTCATCTACAAACTAAATGCACTTTTGCTTACGTGGCACTCTTAGAAATATAAACATAAAACTTTACATTGAGAATGACCTTATTACTTGAGGTACTAATTTAAGGTAATAATGACTCCCTCCGCTCCGCAAACCATGCccttttagaaaattttagacacAATATAGTAGGCATAACAAATGACCATATTGCCCCTAATTACTCGTATTGGTTGTTATTGAAAGTCATGTTGTCTGTTTAGTTTTCTAgatgttgaataaatgtgcATGCATTGGAACCGGAAAAATAGCATCACTTAGCTATTTGATTGGTTCTACATGCTTATCCATATATTCTTTTCTATTGTTGTGAATGTTGTTTTAATTGGATGAAGCTAAAAGTACACTCTTTGCGTGAAAAATTTGAATGCTAAAACGACACTTATTTTGGAAAGAAGGAGTAGTTTTTACCTCTTGATACCTCTTCACGGActgtaaaaaaaaaggagtaaCTCTGTGTATAAAAAATAGTTGCGTCATCCCTACTGAAAGCTTGTCGGTGAATAAACACTGTGCCCGTGTGATTCAAGGAAAACCCAACCTACTCCTCAGGTAGCATCGCTCAAAAAAACTCACGTCAAAAATGTGTCTGGGTTCTGATTTTATATATAAATACCAATATGCTCTTCTCCCTAAACCATCCCATCTCACTAGCTAGCACTAGCAGTCGCTTGCTGCTGCCCAGTTCTTGTCTACGTGCTACTGATCAACGGAGCTTACAACCTAATTAAGGCGCGCGTAAGCCATGGCATCCAAGGCCGTCCTCTTCTTGGCCCTCAACCTCCTCCTATTCACGGTGGCCAACGCCTGCGGCAGCTGCCCGACCCCGACGCCCCCggtcgtgccgccgccgccgcccccttcttccccaccCCCATCCAGCGGCAAGTGCCCGGTGAACGCGCTCAAGTTCGGCGTGTGCGCCAACGTGGACGGCCTCGTCAAAGGCGAGGTCGGTAAGGTGCCCGCCGAGCCGTGCTGCAGCCTCATCGGCGGCCTCGCCGACTTCGAGGCCGCCGTCTGCCTCTGCACGGCCATCAAGGCCAACGTGCTCGGCGCCGTCATCGACATCCCTATCAAGCTCAGCGCCCTCATCAACTACTGTGGCAAGTGCGTGCCCAAAGGTTACACCTGCGCGTAAACTCCGCGGCTACACGCTCGTGGGTCGTAGCCTCTCGCGTCCGTAGCGTAAGCACGCACCTGCATGGCACACACTGTTTGGTGTGAACTCTCTTCTGTGTCTCATTTGTGCAACTTCGGTTCTGCAACCTAGAACCGTTTCGGCCAAATGCTTGTCAGTTTGTGTGTGTATTGTGTCTCTCTTGACGAAATTCCTTTCTCGTTTTTGCATTTGTTCGTAAGAGGCATGCATCTCCTAGCTTGAGCTGAACAAGGGGAGTGTTGCTTCTAGTTTTTTATATTTATGAATCATGTAATCTGTTGGGAATTATTTATATATATCGTGTATGTAAAATCAAGCACTTGAAGTACTACTTGTAATACTTATTCCATTTGTTAATTGTTCCCTTCTCTTTTGGAGGGAGAATAAATAAAGCCATTTTGTTACTCTCTCATGATCTTTTTTCATTCCTGGTGCAACTCTGTCAGATCGTATTATatcatgtgatttttttttcttcccaaaCATCAAGTTTTTTAACCCTTGGATCTCTGTCAAACATCTCACTTAGCATCCATATGTTAGATAGACAAAGTCAACCATAGCATGCACCTAGCCCCCTCCGTTTTTCTCTCCCTTTTGATAAGACGCCTTAATTAACCACACTTGTGCACAGCACCATATTAGCGTTACCACCCCGATGCTTTCACCACTGTCTTCTATCTCGCCTCTGATGATTTCTTGTTACCGTTCTATTCTACCCCATAGTGGCCAGATCTTCCACAGCAAGAATCTCGTACCACGACACATTGAAGGTATGCTTGCAAAGAACTAGATAGGCGCACCTATTCCACACATCCATGATATGATTGAGGTGGTAAACAACCACATAGGGTCATGTCTCCAAGGTCGATCCCATCCCTCTATAGCCGATCTTTGATAAAAACTAAACCTAGACTCATCGAAGATGAAGCGCGTATTGTCAATATAGATCTAGAAGAAAGCCTCACTAGAGGCCGAGATAGCCTAACACACACAAGGTTGGTATTTTCTCATGAAGTCATGATTAATTGAGCCCATGGCCTAACAacctctctttttctttggaAAAGCTAAATGTTGCTCAAGTAATTTGGAAGGATCTAGAACATAAATTTTTTGGGGCCAATTGAGTGACAATACAATTCATGCACGGAGCTTTGTCTCTAGAGCttttttacggtacacaatactaggctATACTAGTGTTCGAAAAGGACTAGTATAAAAACACAAaacggtcaagattaattgtatactgcTGAAACCTTCACTTgtagtatgggtagtatacatgaTTAGTACaagggtatcatggtaaaagaaccCAAATGGCATCACTATAATTTCatttttgacactagcataaagtttaaaagaccATTCCATTTGGAATATTACTTTTTATAATgaaataattactaaattatccataataatTAACAGTTAGATCTTATATACTATATTAtactaagtagtagtattgtgtactgtAAAAGAGCTCTTGTCTTTAACTCTAACAACTATCCAGTGAGTCTCCTATGAAGCTACCTTTAGGATTTTCAAGGTTGggtgagtgtttttttttacctcatGAAGTGCAATGATATAGAGGGAAGGTCGATAGCGGATAGCGGCGGTGGTGTGCAGTGCGGGAAGGGGACGACGCCTCATCACCGCTAGCTGTGGAAGATGATGGACTATTGGGTAATGTAGTGGTGGTTGACGGCAATGGACCGACAATGCAGAGATGCGAAGACAATGAAGGTGGGCAGGACAATGGGAAAGTCACCATAGAGAGCAAACAAGCATGGCAGGTGAGATTGTCGGCCATGAGTAACAACAGGTAGGAAGGAGAGAAATCTTGAGATGTTGAAGATGGAAGAAGAGTTGTGCAATCTACATTTATATTGCTTCTGAACAAGTAAGTTAACGCAAAGCTTGGCACACACAAAATTTAAAAAGAGAACACCTTGCTGAAATTTATATGATCTTCTATAGATATATTAGCAGTTTTAACATCAATTTTGTTTTAAAGAAAGACCACACTTGCCCATCCCCATAGTGGAAATGTAGAATTGCACAGCCCGTGACTATGGATGGCCCACGAGTACATCAACGACAGAGAGATCCGGCGGGCCCAGACATTGCAGCTGATTGCACTACGTGGTGGTAGGTTA from Setaria italica strain Yugu1 chromosome VII, Setaria_italica_v2.0, whole genome shotgun sequence includes the following:
- the LOC101773318 gene encoding 14 kDa proline-rich protein DC2.15-like; this encodes MASKAVLFLALNLLLFTVANACGSCPTPTPPVVPPPPPPSSPPPSSGKCPVNALKFGVCANVDGLVKGEVGKVPAEPCCSLIGGLADFEAAVCLCTAIKANVLGAVIDIPIKLSALINYCGKCVPKGYTCA